The following coding sequences are from one Kiritimatiellales bacterium window:
- a CDS encoding ATP-binding protein, with protein sequence MSTKKQSNPFSAGGGGSNFEMNIQSAFAVLMLGQVSVPCLPPWPIKKIKLQGKYAGYETDDCIVFVNDSKTGSEAKLFTQIKHTVTITETDEIFGEVIQAAWNDFTNNKIFDPTIDSIALITGPMSATDIVNVRPLLEWARHSEDAQDYLKKVHSLGFSSEIKKRKLAAIRTQLKNANEGNEIDDDTFWQFIKCFHLLSYDLDVDSGNTYPLLLAILRHFAGNTPENSWARLKSVVQSANQNAGTLLPSDLLSELEIQSQLNINEHWHQDHKKLQEHGEYILDGIKSDIGGLTLPRNDFICHLHAICEETSFVLIQGERGCGKSSLIRQFINTLDKSTSVYCLRAEDFDKPHLDAVFTSIGLHGSLGTLEENLALIPRRFLVIESLEKKLLELTHTGAFIDLFTFLKKRPEWTVIASGRDYAHSQIVSNFLTPHDIRYRSLTLTGFTKEEVSYFCDQLIPMQQFKTNEQLKLLFQNPFMARLAYQASSSGTRLSSTEGEHVFRVAIWNDVISKESCRVNGLPIKRKNTFVDISVRRAKNMVFGIPQDGLDPEALLALEGDQLVRRDVHNGLVSPTHDVLEDWALERFIDEAYTAGGNDIKNFISAVGTEPAMNRAFRLWLTNKLKTDPHIWNFLSDLFKDNTEEEIWRDEAITAILLDENLSDTLEKLKDSLFENNGQLLKRFCFLLRIVSKEPSQLITQEISKENNTTIPQFLIPTGTGWNIIIQFLYKNKDSINETYYKDIVAVLSEYAQTITITSPASDIVRATGLLGIHMLQFFRSDYRNHNRLKKLLTVIIKTTVAIGPEIKKLLRGVLDIEDRYNRPDYADLLLDLALTDPITAILCKYQPELIIDVAWRIWMIDRCPWPPSERFYGEYFRRDVGDCFAINDHHSGTKFFPASGSKGPFFPLLRFHPEIGLDFILRICNFATESYIISGLDGPSEFDGMSPDNDSFKSADEIVIEINLPNGQTRLQYCTQRLWSAYRSATVTPCLLQTALMALENWLIETVDRSEDKLYLEALFLIILSESNSVLTTAVLASVATGFPDKLGRASLPLLSVPKFYEKDLIRAAIQESRERGINLFGGLFNPDPYADFYAEERKTAAARTWRNESLETLVFKLQFGDIRDEVFNILDQLKDVVGDNERWKFRFHRIDSRCMNPVADKEKKQIFFVPKNMDSDLKEKQSKTFANMAQLNRFVALTLWADAAFKNEVYENSSYGDWTEALSEAKELWNLIADGKVREVELMQAGSICRAAVIFLRDHGSKLKEDDVEWAIERVCTAILPETRDNDYSIDAMDVTDHSGAAAVASILPILFDFFETEDDRNSLKMLIVTALTHVNKNVRESAAKGIREYLWSRDSEFAKICFYGTIAYAKAMIDARENKRKSSEGDRIFEENDPDWIVTFCEKMISGNVDVPELSFTFNTHCGWNMLVPCLIVPNGTTDHVQINFLSRMLELCAEIEAKEMQYSGNKIDEKIFMKLPRHLAEIVFFSPDEEKKTFLNQLNDICQKAPNIVHSFLINYLCIADLHNQVDSYWDIWRTFSSELGKICIGHKPAKFLPYREQDVNTLISGYLFYDFGWSRVRPDDHVINLGKDDISSFCAEHGANPLVFEAYCRFLYDFPDLFVPNGLLTLSMLQLKVGGSKLMSGTNTVFYLKVILQRYLLETGEASIPEKLHSACKVLLDALVEQASSNAYFLRERLIRSIRRS encoded by the coding sequence ATGAGTACAAAAAAACAGAGTAATCCTTTCTCCGCTGGCGGAGGGGGATCTAATTTTGAAATGAATATTCAATCGGCATTTGCGGTACTCATGCTCGGTCAAGTTTCAGTACCATGTCTTCCTCCGTGGCCAATAAAAAAAATCAAGTTACAAGGCAAATATGCAGGCTATGAAACCGACGATTGTATTGTTTTCGTTAATGATTCTAAAACAGGGTCTGAAGCCAAATTGTTTACTCAAATTAAACATACAGTCACAATCACAGAAACAGACGAGATTTTCGGTGAAGTGATCCAGGCAGCTTGGAATGATTTCACAAATAATAAAATTTTTGACCCGACAATAGATTCAATTGCTCTGATCACGGGTCCCATGAGCGCTACTGACATCGTGAATGTCAGGCCTTTATTAGAATGGGCTCGACATAGTGAAGATGCCCAAGATTACCTCAAAAAAGTACACTCTTTAGGGTTTAGCAGTGAAATAAAAAAACGAAAACTTGCAGCGATTCGGACACAACTAAAAAATGCAAATGAAGGAAATGAAATAGACGACGATACGTTTTGGCAGTTCATAAAGTGTTTCCATTTGTTGTCTTATGATTTAGATGTCGATTCTGGGAATACCTATCCTCTTTTACTTGCGATATTACGTCATTTTGCAGGCAATACACCAGAAAACTCATGGGCTAGACTAAAAAGTGTGGTGCAATCTGCGAATCAAAATGCGGGGACATTACTTCCATCCGATTTGCTTTCCGAATTAGAAATTCAATCACAGTTAAACATTAATGAACATTGGCATCAGGATCACAAAAAATTACAAGAACACGGAGAATATATTCTTGATGGAATAAAATCTGATATTGGTGGGTTAACTCTTCCGCGCAATGATTTTATCTGTCATCTACACGCTATTTGCGAAGAAACAAGTTTTGTATTAATTCAGGGTGAGAGAGGATGCGGGAAATCCAGTTTGATCCGCCAATTTATCAATACTTTAGACAAATCTACATCGGTTTATTGTTTAAGGGCAGAAGACTTCGATAAGCCTCATCTGGATGCTGTGTTTACAAGCATTGGCCTCCATGGTTCTCTTGGTACTCTTGAAGAAAATTTAGCATTAATACCACGTCGGTTTTTAGTAATCGAATCATTAGAAAAGAAGCTACTAGAACTTACCCATACCGGAGCGTTTATTGACCTGTTTACATTTTTGAAGAAACGGCCAGAATGGACGGTAATTGCCTCTGGAAGAGACTATGCACATTCTCAAATAGTATCTAATTTTCTTACCCCTCACGATATTCGTTATCGATCATTAACCCTAACGGGATTTACAAAAGAAGAGGTTAGTTATTTTTGCGATCAGCTTATCCCCATGCAACAATTCAAGACAAACGAGCAATTGAAATTATTATTCCAAAACCCATTTATGGCGCGTCTTGCTTACCAAGCATCTTCTAGTGGAACTCGGTTATCATCAACAGAAGGAGAACACGTTTTTCGGGTAGCCATATGGAATGATGTTATCTCTAAAGAATCCTGTAGAGTAAATGGACTCCCTATTAAACGAAAAAACACCTTTGTCGATATATCAGTCCGCCGTGCAAAAAATATGGTTTTTGGGATTCCGCAAGATGGCCTTGATCCAGAAGCTTTGTTAGCTCTTGAGGGGGATCAGTTAGTCCGAAGAGACGTCCATAATGGATTAGTTAGTCCAACTCATGACGTACTGGAGGATTGGGCATTAGAAAGGTTTATTGATGAAGCATACACTGCCGGCGGTAATGACATAAAAAATTTTATAAGCGCGGTTGGAACAGAACCCGCAATGAATCGCGCTTTTAGATTATGGCTAACGAATAAACTCAAAACGGACCCCCACATTTGGAATTTTCTCTCTGATTTATTCAAAGATAATACAGAGGAAGAAATATGGAGAGACGAAGCGATTACAGCCATTTTATTGGACGAAAATCTGTCGGATACTTTGGAAAAACTCAAAGATTCCTTGTTTGAAAATAATGGGCAACTTCTAAAACGGTTTTGCTTTCTTTTGCGAATTGTTTCAAAAGAACCATCTCAGTTAATAACTCAAGAAATATCAAAGGAGAATAACACCACAATTCCGCAGTTCTTGATACCTACCGGAACTGGATGGAATATCATTATTCAATTTTTATATAAAAACAAAGATTCCATCAATGAAACATATTACAAGGATATCGTAGCAGTTTTAAGCGAATATGCGCAAACGATTACTATTACTTCACCTGCTTCTGACATAGTCCGGGCTACCGGCTTGTTGGGAATTCATATGCTTCAGTTTTTCAGATCCGATTATCGCAATCATAACAGACTTAAAAAATTACTCACCGTGATCATAAAGACTACTGTAGCGATTGGTCCTGAAATTAAAAAGCTGCTTCGTGGCGTCCTTGATATTGAAGATAGATACAACCGCCCTGATTATGCCGATCTGCTGCTAGATCTAGCGTTAACTGATCCCATCACCGCAATCTTGTGTAAATATCAACCGGAATTAATCATTGATGTAGCATGGAGAATTTGGATGATTGATCGGTGTCCATGGCCACCTTCTGAGAGGTTCTATGGAGAATATTTCCGCCGGGATGTTGGAGATTGCTTCGCAATAAATGATCATCACTCTGGAACAAAATTTTTTCCAGCCAGCGGATCTAAGGGGCCATTTTTTCCATTGCTTCGATTCCATCCTGAGATCGGATTAGATTTTATTTTAAGGATATGTAATTTCGCAACGGAATCGTATATTATATCAGGGCTTGATGGCCCCAGTGAATTTGATGGAATGTCCCCTGACAATGATTCTTTTAAATCAGCGGACGAAATTGTAATTGAAATCAACCTTCCAAATGGACAAACGCGCCTTCAGTATTGTACCCAAAGATTATGGTCTGCTTATAGAAGCGCTACCGTTACCCCGTGCCTTTTACAAACCGCATTGATGGCGCTCGAAAACTGGTTGATAGAAACAGTGGATCGCTCTGAAGATAAACTCTATTTGGAAGCATTGTTTTTAATTATTCTGAGCGAAAGTAATTCTGTGTTAACTACTGCGGTTCTAGCATCAGTTGCTACAGGCTTTCCAGATAAATTAGGGAGAGCATCTCTTCCACTTTTAAGTGTTCCAAAATTTTATGAAAAAGATTTGATTCGTGCAGCTATTCAAGAAAGCCGAGAACGAGGAATAAATCTATTTGGAGGATTATTTAATCCCGACCCGTATGCTGACTTTTATGCAGAAGAACGAAAAACTGCAGCAGCGCGAACATGGCGAAACGAAAGCTTGGAAACATTAGTTTTTAAGCTTCAATTCGGAGATATCCGCGATGAAGTTTTTAATATCCTTGATCAATTGAAAGATGTTGTGGGTGATAATGAGCGCTGGAAATTTCGTTTCCATCGCATTGATTCTCGATGTATGAACCCTGTTGCTGATAAGGAGAAAAAGCAGATTTTTTTTGTTCCCAAAAATATGGACTCAGATCTCAAGGAAAAACAAAGCAAAACATTTGCGAATATGGCTCAATTAAATCGATTTGTGGCTTTAACTTTATGGGCGGATGCCGCGTTTAAAAATGAAGTGTACGAAAACAGTTCATATGGGGATTGGACAGAAGCTTTGTCGGAAGCAAAAGAGCTGTGGAATCTAATTGCCGACGGGAAGGTGCGCGAAGTTGAATTAATGCAAGCTGGAAGTATTTGTAGAGCTGCAGTGATATTCCTTCGCGATCATGGTTCAAAATTAAAAGAAGATGATGTTGAATGGGCAATTGAAAGGGTATGCACGGCTATTTTGCCGGAAACTCGCGACAATGATTATTCCATAGATGCTATGGATGTTACAGATCATTCCGGTGCTGCCGCCGTTGCGTCAATACTTCCTATTCTTTTTGATTTTTTTGAAACGGAAGATGACCGAAATTCTCTAAAGATGCTGATTGTAACTGCGTTGACTCATGTAAACAAAAATGTTCGTGAATCCGCAGCAAAAGGAATTCGTGAGTATCTTTGGTCTCGCGATTCTGAATTCGCTAAAATTTGTTTCTATGGCACTATAGCATATGCAAAAGCGATGATTGATGCACGGGAGAACAAAAGAAAATCATCAGAAGGAGATCGAATTTTTGAAGAAAATGATCCTGATTGGATTGTTACATTCTGTGAAAAAATGATATCCGGTAATGTCGATGTGCCTGAATTATCGTTTACTTTTAACACACACTGCGGTTGGAATATGCTCGTTCCTTGTCTTATTGTTCCCAATGGGACCACCGATCACGTTCAGATAAATTTTCTTTCCAGAATGCTAGAGCTTTGCGCTGAAATAGAAGCTAAGGAAATGCAGTATAGTGGTAACAAAATTGATGAAAAAATATTTATGAAGCTTCCTCGCCACCTAGCAGAGATTGTGTTCTTCTCCCCTGATGAGGAAAAGAAGACGTTCCTCAATCAACTAAACGATATTTGTCAAAAAGCACCCAATATCGTCCATTCATTTTTGATTAATTATCTATGTATAGCTGATCTTCATAACCAAGTTGATTCGTATTGGGATATATGGCGTACTTTTTCCTCAGAATTAGGAAAAATTTGTATAGGGCATAAACCGGCTAAATTTCTTCCTTATCGTGAACAGGACGTGAACACGCTGATTAGTGGATATTTATTTTATGATTTTGGGTGGTCAAGAGTCCGTCCGGATGACCATGTAATTAATCTTGGAAAAGACGATATTTCAAGTTTCTGTGCAGAACATGGAGCAAACCCTTTGGTGTTCGAGGCATATTGTCGTTTCTTATACGACTTCCCAGATTTATTTGTTCCGAACGGATTGTTGACATTATCTATGTTGCAGCTAAAGGTCGGTGGATCAAAGCTGATGTCGGGAACAAATACAGTGTTTTATCTCAAAGTCATCTTACAAAGATATCTGTTGGAAACCGGCGAAGCATCCATTCCGGAAAAATTGCACTCTGCATGCAAGGTGTTATTAGATGCTTTAGTCGAACAAGCATCCTCAAACGCTTATTTCCTGCGCGAACGACTTATTCGTTCTATAAGACGATCCTAG